The following are from one region of the Oncorhynchus nerka isolate Pitt River linkage group LG8, Oner_Uvic_2.0, whole genome shotgun sequence genome:
- the LOC135572749 gene encoding inner nuclear membrane protein Man1-like has translation MKVVWLDDNVCIFVLSSVKNHPFGSEFDSSYDKTEKDTILKLLLNLHDHLAHIAGQHDCTAPEQQQTNRSLSLKEASDYLLQQSEQYRHWVLLALEWIIRTGEDVGIR, from the exons ATGAAAGTGGTGTGGTTGGATGATAATGTCTGTATTTTTGTTCTTTCCTCAGTTAAGAACCACCCGTTTGGCAGCGAGTTTGACAGTTCTTAT GACAAGACGGAGAAGGACACCATTCTGAAACTCCTCCTCAACCTTCACGACCACCTGGCTCATATTGCTG GCCAACATGACTGTACCGCCCCGGAGCAGCAGCAGACCAACAGGAGCCTGTCTCTGAAGGAAGCCTCTGACTATCTCCTGCAGCAGAGTGAACAGTACCGTCACTGGGTTCTCCTCGCTCTGGAGTGGATCATACGGACGGGGGAGGACGTTGGCATACGGTAA